A genome region from Rhodopseudomonas boonkerdii includes the following:
- a CDS encoding alpha-1,4-glucan--maltose-1-phosphate maltosyltransferase yields the protein MSGAFHIEDIFPIIDGGRFPVKRIRGEAIEVWADIYRDGHEIIDAAIVWRREQDREWQRVPMTLDVNDRWHGTFTPSELGRHVYAIEAWTDEFATWRHGFDLKLKAGQDVTLDALEGAELMTKAQSGGAEASAFIVKQCEAYLRTGETEPLRSPKLREAMAEAQARPDLTRSALLPLMIDRERARNGAWYEMIPRSQSKVPGQHGTFRDCIERLPDIAAMGFDVLYFTPIHPIGVTNRKGKNNALTAEPGDVGSPYAIGGAEGGHDAIHPDLGTLEDFHAVIAACKQHDMEVAIDIAVQCSPDHPWVKQHPNWFKRRPDGSMKYAENPPKKYQDIHNPDFDCDDAGSLWNALRDMLLYWCDQGVRIFRIDNPHTKPLRFWEWAIHEVQLKHPDALFLAEAFTRPKLMKGLAKLGFSQSYTYFTWRTAKWEIEQYLNELCGYPEREYYRPNFFVNTPDILPYHLQSGEPWMFKSRVALASMLSSVYGIYNGFELLEHEAIPGKEEYLDSEKYEIKTRDWHKPGNIIPYITALNSARRANPALQQTANLRFMPVDNDNIIGFVKTSVDGSNAVAGAIAISRDPYEFWLPIDTQVTVAGEKKNVAAVENIITGERHGVEWGGIRLRIDPQRDPAALFRCLA from the coding sequence ATGAGCGGCGCGTTTCATATCGAGGACATCTTCCCCATCATCGATGGCGGCCGGTTTCCCGTCAAACGTATTCGGGGCGAAGCCATTGAGGTCTGGGCCGACATCTATCGCGATGGTCATGAGATCATCGATGCCGCCATCGTCTGGCGCCGCGAACAGGATCGCGAGTGGCAGCGGGTCCCGATGACCCTGGACGTCAACGATCGTTGGCACGGCACGTTCACGCCGAGCGAGCTCGGTCGCCATGTCTATGCCATCGAAGCTTGGACGGACGAATTCGCGACCTGGCGCCATGGCTTCGACCTGAAGCTGAAAGCCGGACAGGACGTCACGCTCGATGCACTGGAAGGCGCGGAGCTGATGACCAAGGCGCAATCAGGCGGCGCCGAGGCATCGGCTTTCATCGTCAAGCAATGCGAGGCCTATTTGCGGACCGGCGAGACCGAGCCGCTGCGCTCGCCGAAACTGCGCGAGGCCATGGCCGAAGCACAGGCGCGGCCCGATCTGACCCGTTCGGCCTTGCTGCCACTAATGATCGACCGCGAGCGCGCGCGCAACGGCGCCTGGTACGAGATGATCCCGCGCAGCCAGAGCAAGGTGCCCGGCCAGCACGGCACCTTTCGCGATTGCATCGAACGCCTGCCGGACATCGCGGCGATGGGGTTCGATGTGCTGTATTTCACGCCGATACATCCGATCGGCGTCACCAACCGCAAAGGCAAGAACAATGCGCTGACCGCAGAGCCCGGCGATGTCGGCAGCCCCTACGCCATCGGCGGCGCGGAAGGCGGCCACGACGCGATCCATCCCGATCTCGGCACGCTGGAAGATTTCCACGCCGTCATCGCAGCCTGCAAGCAGCATGACATGGAAGTTGCGATCGATATCGCCGTGCAGTGCTCGCCGGACCATCCATGGGTCAAGCAGCATCCGAACTGGTTCAAGCGCCGGCCCGACGGCTCGATGAAATATGCGGAGAATCCGCCGAAGAAGTATCAGGACATCCACAACCCCGATTTCGACTGCGACGACGCCGGCTCGCTGTGGAACGCGCTGCGCGACATGCTGCTGTACTGGTGCGATCAGGGCGTGAGGATTTTCCGGATCGACAATCCGCACACCAAACCGCTCCGCTTCTGGGAATGGGCAATTCATGAAGTGCAGTTGAAGCATCCCGATGCGCTGTTCCTCGCGGAAGCCTTCACGCGGCCGAAGCTGATGAAGGGTCTCGCGAAGCTCGGCTTCTCGCAGTCCTACACCTATTTCACCTGGCGCACGGCCAAGTGGGAGATAGAGCAGTATCTCAATGAACTCTGCGGCTATCCCGAACGTGAATATTATCGCCCGAATTTCTTCGTCAACACACCGGACATCCTGCCCTATCACCTGCAGTCGGGCGAACCCTGGATGTTCAAGTCGCGCGTCGCATTGGCGTCGATGCTGTCATCGGTTTACGGCATCTATAACGGCTTCGAACTGCTCGAACACGAAGCTATTCCCGGCAAGGAGGAGTATCTCGACTCCGAAAAATACGAGATCAAGACTCGGGACTGGCACAAGCCCGGCAACATTATTCCGTATATCACCGCATTGAATTCTGCCCGCCGCGCCAATCCGGCGCTGCAGCAAACCGCCAACCTCCGCTTCATGCCGGTGGACAACGACAACATCATCGGCTTCGTCAAAACGTCAGTGGACGGCAGCAATGCGGTCGCCGGCGCCATTGCGATCTCGCGCGATCCCTATGAATTCTGGCTGCCCATCGACACCCAGGTGACGGTGGCTGGCGAAAAGAAAAACGTGGCTGCTGTCGAGAACATCATCACCGGCGAGCGCCACGGTGTCGAATGGGGCGGCATTCGCCTGCGTATCGATCCGCAACGCGACCCCGCCGCCCTGTTCCGCTGCCTCGCCTGA
- the malQ gene encoding 4-alpha-glucanotransferase, with protein sequence MDLFAQAAERDIQTGFHDGQGQWHTTDAAALEMILAALPARVPRRFLDHVVVLRAGEGGRTQLTGAATSPLKWEVWDRDRLMAEGSANGGEIVWPAELPVGVHRLRLADASLYSEEAALVVAPGKAYAGTFDRTWMLAVQLYGLRSERNWGIGDFTDLQNLLRIAAGLGAGGIGLNPLHALFDDRPAECSPYSPNSRLFLNPLYLDVEALPEFAGAADSELAPLRRSMLVDYPAVAAVKWKALRAAFQQFQSDPASPRQAAFAAFRKERAPLLTRFACFEVLRHRYGTAWWDWPAEWQHPDDVKCAELRAGPDGAEVAFFEYVQWNADQQLRACFELATELKMPVGLYLDVAVGVQAGGFDAWNEQVAISRHLSVGAPPDALQPAGQNWGLAGFNAAGLEAQGFAPFTDMLRASMRYAGAIRLDHVLGLNRLYVVPHGYRPDNGAYVKMPLEALLAVTAQESVANRCVVIGEDLGTVPEGFRDHMAAWGIWSYLVMMFERDERYAFQGVDHYAPNALVTFNTHDLPTYTGWRSYHDLQLKRSLGIDPGESDDARRYAIEMLDAALRHQGIDRADFFGVAHFLARTRTRLEAIALEDLLGVSDQPNIPGTIDEHPNWRQRLPATVETLAGAIDRDALHVATADRSSSAST encoded by the coding sequence ATGGACCTCTTCGCCCAAGCTGCCGAACGCGACATTCAAACCGGTTTTCACGATGGACAAGGCCAGTGGCACACCACGGACGCTGCTGCGCTGGAGATGATCCTCGCCGCGTTGCCGGCGCGTGTGCCGCGCCGTTTTCTCGATCATGTGGTTGTCCTGCGGGCGGGTGAGGGTGGACGGACGCAGCTGACCGGAGCGGCGACATCGCCACTGAAATGGGAAGTGTGGGATCGTGATCGGCTGATGGCCGAGGGCTCGGCCAATGGCGGAGAGATCGTCTGGCCGGCAGAGCTGCCCGTCGGGGTGCATCGCCTGCGGCTTGCCGACGCATCCCTCTATTCGGAAGAAGCTGCGCTCGTCGTCGCGCCGGGCAAGGCCTATGCGGGGACGTTCGACCGCACGTGGATGCTTGCGGTCCAGCTTTATGGCCTGCGCTCCGAGCGCAACTGGGGCATCGGCGATTTCACCGATCTGCAGAACCTGCTTCGCATTGCCGCCGGCCTTGGCGCCGGCGGCATCGGCCTCAACCCGCTGCATGCGTTGTTCGACGATCGCCCGGCAGAATGCAGCCCGTATTCACCGAATAGCCGGCTCTTTCTCAACCCGCTCTATCTGGATGTCGAAGCGCTACCCGAATTCGCCGGTGCCGCCGACAGCGAACTCGCGCCGCTCCGGCGCTCGATGCTCGTGGATTATCCCGCGGTCGCCGCCGTCAAGTGGAAGGCCTTGCGTGCGGCATTCCAGCAATTCCAATCCGATCCGGCGTCGCCGCGGCAAGCCGCCTTTGCCGCTTTCCGCAAGGAACGTGCGCCGCTGCTGACGCGGTTTGCCTGTTTCGAGGTGTTGCGGCATCGCTACGGCACCGCCTGGTGGGATTGGCCCGCCGAATGGCAGCATCCGGATGATGTCAAATGCGCCGAACTGCGTGCAGGGCCCGATGGCGCTGAAGTCGCCTTCTTCGAATATGTGCAGTGGAATGCCGATCAGCAGCTCAGGGCCTGCTTCGAATTGGCCACCGAACTGAAGATGCCCGTCGGCCTTTATCTCGACGTCGCCGTCGGCGTTCAGGCCGGGGGGTTCGACGCATGGAATGAGCAGGTCGCCATTTCGCGGCATCTGTCGGTGGGAGCGCCGCCGGATGCATTGCAGCCGGCCGGGCAGAATTGGGGCCTTGCCGGCTTTAACGCCGCCGGCCTCGAAGCCCAGGGCTTCGCGCCGTTCACGGACATGCTGCGCGCCTCCATGCGTTATGCCGGGGCGATCAGGCTCGATCACGTGCTTGGCCTGAATCGTCTCTATGTCGTGCCGCACGGCTATCGCCCGGATAACGGCGCTTATGTCAAAATGCCGCTGGAAGCGCTGCTTGCCGTCACTGCGCAGGAGAGCGTCGCCAACAGATGCGTGGTCATCGGCGAGGATCTCGGTACCGTACCGGAAGGCTTTCGGGACCATATGGCCGCATGGGGCATTTGGTCCTACCTGGTCATGATGTTCGAGCGCGATGAACGCTATGCTTTCCAGGGCGTCGATCACTACGCGCCGAATGCGCTTGTCACGTTCAATACCCACGATCTGCCGACTTATACCGGCTGGCGCAGCTACCATGATCTGCAGCTCAAACGTTCGCTTGGCATTGACCCCGGCGAAAGCGACGACGCACGGCGCTATGCCATCGAGATGCTCGATGCGGCGTTACGCCATCAAGGTATAGATCGCGCCGACTTCTTCGGTGTCGCTCACTTTCTCGCGCGCACGCGAACCCGTCTCGAGGCTATTGCGTTGGAAGATCTGCTCGGCGTCAGCGATCAACCGAACATTCCCGGCACAATCGACGAGCACCCGAACTGGCGGCAACGGTTGCCGGCGACTGTGGAGACGCTGGCCGGAGCGATTGATCGTGACGCGCTGCACGTTGCGACTGCGGACAGGAGTTCGTCCGCATCGACGTAA
- a CDS encoding glycoside hydrolase family 15 protein, whose translation MYSNIEDYALIGDCETAALVNRNGSIDWLCWPAFDSDACFTALLGTKDHGRWLIAPAAPIKASRRRYRGDSLILETTLETDDGIITLIDFMPPRGAASDIVRIVRGDRGKVKMRMELIIRFGFGAAVPWVKRDKDGAVLAICGPDMTVLHTPVETHGENLTTVAKFEVEAGESIPFVLTYGPSHLKVPAPINVDEALKDTEEFWKEWSCRCTYKGEHRDLVMRSLITLKALIYAPSGGIVAAPTTSLPEKLGGSRNWDYRFCWLRDATFTLLVLMNSGYTDEARAWHRWLLRAVAGSPAEMQIMYGIMGQRRLLEWEADWLPGYGGALPVRVGNAAHAQLQLDVYGELIDAFHQTRVAELDLEDGTWAVECEILEHLASVWSRPDHGIWERRGPGKHYVLSKVGCWVAFDRAIKSAESFNLEGPVERWKELRDEIHRDVCEKGFDPRENTFVESYGSDVLDGAILLLPLLGFLPADDPRVTGTIAAVERHLMRDGFVLRHDPREVTGEVQPAEGAFLACSLWLAEAYIKMGEIAKAEELFNRVVAIANDVGLLAEEYDSGVRRQTGNFPQALTHIALVAAAHNLANAKRPQEKKVERAK comes from the coding sequence TTGTACAGCAACATCGAAGATTACGCTCTGATCGGCGATTGTGAGACCGCCGCTCTCGTCAACCGGAACGGATCAATCGACTGGCTGTGCTGGCCGGCCTTCGATTCCGATGCCTGCTTCACGGCGTTGCTCGGCACCAAGGATCACGGCCGCTGGTTGATAGCCCCGGCCGCCCCGATCAAAGCCTCCAGGCGGCGCTATCGTGGCGACTCGCTCATTCTCGAAACCACGCTGGAGACGGACGACGGGATCATCACACTGATCGACTTCATGCCGCCGCGCGGCGCCGCCTCCGATATCGTGCGCATCGTCCGCGGCGACCGCGGCAAGGTCAAGATGCGGATGGAGCTGATCATCCGTTTCGGCTTCGGTGCGGCCGTCCCCTGGGTCAAACGCGACAAGGATGGCGCGGTGCTCGCCATTTGCGGGCCCGACATGACGGTACTGCACACGCCCGTGGAGACACATGGTGAGAATCTCACCACCGTCGCCAAGTTCGAGGTCGAGGCGGGCGAGAGCATTCCGTTCGTGCTGACCTATGGACCGTCGCATCTGAAAGTGCCGGCGCCGATCAACGTCGATGAAGCGTTGAAGGATACCGAGGAATTCTGGAAGGAATGGAGCTGCCGCTGCACTTACAAAGGCGAGCATCGGGACCTCGTGATGCGCTCGCTGATCACGCTGAAGGCGTTGATCTACGCGCCATCGGGCGGCATCGTGGCTGCGCCGACGACGTCGCTTCCCGAAAAACTCGGTGGCTCCAGAAACTGGGATTATCGGTTTTGCTGGTTGCGCGATGCGACGTTCACGCTGCTGGTGTTGATGAACAGCGGCTACACCGACGAAGCACGTGCCTGGCATCGCTGGCTGCTGCGCGCGGTCGCAGGTTCGCCCGCCGAGATGCAGATCATGTATGGCATCATGGGGCAGCGCCGCCTGCTCGAATGGGAGGCCGACTGGCTGCCGGGTTATGGCGGCGCGCTGCCGGTGCGCGTCGGCAATGCCGCTCATGCGCAGTTGCAGCTCGATGTTTATGGCGAGCTGATCGACGCCTTTCACCAGACCCGTGTTGCCGAACTCGATCTCGAGGATGGCACCTGGGCAGTGGAATGCGAGATTCTCGAACATCTCGCCTCGGTCTGGAGCAGACCCGACCATGGCATCTGGGAGCGCCGGGGCCCCGGCAAGCATTACGTGCTGTCGAAGGTCGGTTGCTGGGTCGCTTTCGATCGTGCGATCAAGAGCGCAGAAAGCTTCAATCTCGAAGGCCCCGTTGAAAGATGGAAGGAGCTGCGCGACGAAATCCATCGCGACGTCTGCGAGAAAGGATTCGATCCCCGCGAAAATACATTCGTAGAATCCTATGGTTCGGACGTGCTCGATGGCGCGATCCTGCTGCTGCCGCTCCTTGGTTTTCTCCCGGCGGACGATCCTCGCGTGACAGGCACGATTGCTGCGGTCGAGAGACATCTAATGCGCGACGGCTTCGTGCTGCGCCACGACCCGCGCGAGGTCACCGGTGAGGTGCAACCCGCCGAGGGGGCCTTTCTTGCGTGCAGTCTGTGGCTGGCCGAGGCTTATATCAAAATGGGGGAGATTGCGAAGGCGGAAGAGCTGTTCAATCGTGTGGTGGCGATCGCCAATGATGTCGGACTGCTGGCGGAGGAATATGACAGCGGCGTCCGGCGCCAGACCGGCAATTTCCCGCAGGCGCTGACCCACATTGCCTTGGTCGCGGCGGCGCATAATCTGGCCAACGCAAAAAGGCCGCAGGAGAAGAAGGTTGAGAGGGCGAAGTGA
- a CDS encoding HAD family hydrolase — MTKIALVVSDVDGTLVTHDKRLTDKAKAAVKKLEDNGIGFTITSSRPPVGMRFLIAPLAITLPIGPFNGSSMVDGDLKPITQHLIGEAAAKQSLDVFGKYGVDVWIFTNDDWVIKRDDGKYVPHERDTIQHAPLMVEDFTPYLAKACKIVGASADFAMLERCELEMQQTLGDSAVAVRSQNYYLDVTPPAQSKGTFVKAMAERLGLPLAAIATVGDMQNDLPMFEVAGFSVAMGNASDAVKSKASAVTTSNEDEGFAGAVEMILKRNAAS, encoded by the coding sequence ATGACCAAGATCGCCCTCGTCGTGTCCGATGTGGACGGCACGCTGGTGACCCATGACAAGCGCCTCACCGACAAGGCCAAAGCCGCGGTGAAGAAACTGGAAGACAACGGCATCGGCTTCACCATCACTTCGAGCCGCCCCCCGGTCGGCATGCGCTTCCTGATCGCTCCGCTGGCGATTACACTGCCGATCGGCCCCTTCAACGGAAGCTCCATGGTAGACGGCGACCTGAAGCCGATTACACAGCATCTGATCGGCGAGGCCGCGGCCAAACAGAGCCTCGACGTGTTTGGCAAATACGGCGTCGATGTCTGGATCTTCACCAATGACGACTGGGTCATCAAGCGCGACGACGGCAAATATGTGCCGCATGAACGCGACACGATCCAGCATGCGCCGCTGATGGTCGAAGATTTTACGCCCTATCTCGCCAAAGCCTGCAAGATCGTCGGTGCCAGCGCGGATTTCGCGATGCTGGAACGCTGCGAACTGGAAATGCAGCAGACGCTCGGCGACAGCGCCGTCGCGGTGCGGTCGCAGAACTACTATCTCGACGTGACACCGCCGGCGCAAAGCAAGGGGACGTTCGTCAAGGCGATGGCAGAGCGACTGGGCCTGCCTCTGGCCGCCATCGCAACCGTCGGCGACATGCAGAATGATCTGCCGATGTTCGAGGTCGCCGGGTTCTCGGTGGCGATGGGGAATGCGAGCGACGCGGTGAAAAGCAAGGCGTCGGCGGTGACGACCTCGAACGAGGATGAGGGATTTGCGGGGGCGGTGGAGATGATCCTGAAGAGGAATGCTGCTTCTTAG
- a CDS encoding gluconokinase, protein MGVSSSGKSTIARALADRLGWRFADGDDFHPKANIEKQRAGQPLTDDDRWPWLQSIADEIDRVIADGGKLVVACSALRRVYRDLLLHGRHDIRIIYLNGSKELIAKRMAARKNHFMPPSLLDSQFRTLEVPGPDERPITVSIDDDIDGIVDAIAKQLPT, encoded by the coding sequence ATGGGCGTGTCGAGTTCGGGAAAGAGCACGATCGCCAGGGCGCTGGCGGACCGGCTCGGCTGGCGTTTCGCCGATGGCGATGACTTCCACCCCAAAGCCAATATCGAGAAACAGCGCGCCGGCCAGCCGCTCACCGACGACGACCGCTGGCCCTGGCTGCAAAGCATCGCCGACGAGATCGACCGCGTCATTGCCGACGGCGGCAAGCTCGTGGTCGCCTGTTCTGCGCTCAGACGCGTCTATCGCGATCTCCTGCTGCACGGGCGGCACGATATTCGCATCATCTATCTCAACGGCTCCAAGGAACTGATTGCCAAGCGGATGGCAGCGCGGAAGAATCACTTCATGCCGCCGTCGCTGCTCGACAGCCAGTTCAGGACGCTGGAAGTGCCCGGCCCCGACGAGCGTCCGATTACGGTGTCGATCGACGATGACATCGATGGCATCGTGGATGCCATCGCCAAGCAACTGCCGACCTGA
- the pgl gene encoding 6-phosphogluconolactonase, protein MAGHRTIIEVSDAAALAAAAAERLIKRIDANKDRPAICLTGGSSPKRLYELLATDTYRNRIPWERVHWFIGDDRFVPENDVLNNMAMAKGAFLDRCAPAANIHAIRTDAANPDEAASLYARELQAFHGSGRLDPARPLFDLVLLGVGPDGHIASLFPGYPGIAVTDRWVVGVPEAHVKPFVPRVSLTLPPLASCREMLFLMSGEDKRAILGRVLAGEDLPANRARSNGETVWLCDRAALPEGDSV, encoded by the coding sequence ATGGCCGGGCACCGCACCATCATCGAAGTGTCGGACGCGGCGGCTCTCGCGGCAGCCGCCGCCGAGCGGCTGATCAAACGCATCGATGCGAACAAGGACCGACCCGCGATCTGTCTCACCGGCGGATCGAGCCCGAAGCGGCTCTACGAACTGCTCGCCACCGACACCTATCGCAACCGCATCCCGTGGGAGCGCGTACACTGGTTCATCGGCGACGATCGTTTCGTGCCCGAGAACGATGTCCTCAACAACATGGCCATGGCAAAGGGCGCATTCCTCGATCGCTGCGCGCCTGCTGCCAACATCCATGCAATCAGGACCGATGCCGCAAACCCCGACGAAGCGGCATCGCTTTATGCGCGGGAGCTGCAGGCGTTCCACGGCAGCGGCCGGCTCGATCCGGCCAGGCCGCTATTCGATCTCGTGCTGCTCGGCGTCGGACCGGACGGCCATATCGCTTCGCTGTTTCCCGGATATCCGGGCATCGCGGTTACCGATCGCTGGGTGGTCGGCGTGCCCGAAGCGCATGTCAAACCATTCGTGCCGCGCGTCAGCCTGACGCTGCCACCGCTCGCCTCCTGCCGCGAGATGCTATTCCTGATGAGCGGCGAGGACAAACGAGCCATTCTCGGCCGCGTGCTGGCCGGCGAGGACCTGCCCGCCAATCGGGCCAGGTCCAACGGCGAAACCGTCTGGCTCTGCGACCGCGCCGCACTGCCGGAGGGCGACAGTGTCTGA
- the zwf gene encoding glucose-6-phosphate dehydrogenase, producing the protein MTATPNDKTKKPDPCAFVIFGVTGDLAHRLVIAALYNLQASDLLPEKFCVVGIARKGMTGAALREDLLKGLKQYATRPVDDAIAQKLLNCVTCIEADPSEPESFDRMKEQLDQLEEARGTGGNRLFYLATPPTAFAPIARQLGRTGMLKENGCWRRLVVEKPFGTDLASARALNKELLDLMNEQQIYRIDHYLGKETVQNILVLRFANGMFEPIWNRNHIDHVQITVDEKIGVGHRGSFYDATGALRDMVPNHLFQLLSLVAMEPPSRFEANAVRSEKAEVLAAVTIQTEQEALKNSVRAQYVAGHVGDTDIGDYLKTEDVKPGSTTETYAALKLMIDNWRWAGVPFYLRTGKALGIKRTEVAIKFKQAPFAMFRDMSMESLAENYLVIAVEPNEGISLKFNTKVPGPAVEIDGVEMKFRYKDYFNASPATGYETLIYDCMIGDNILFQRADSVEAGWRAVQPFLDAWKKAGKDGLKIYQAGSEGPEEANELLTRDGRSWRVLS; encoded by the coding sequence GTGACTGCCACACCCAACGACAAGACCAAAAAGCCGGACCCCTGCGCTTTCGTGATTTTCGGCGTCACCGGCGATCTCGCCCATCGCCTCGTCATTGCGGCGCTGTACAATCTGCAGGCCTCCGACCTGCTGCCGGAGAAATTCTGCGTGGTCGGCATCGCCCGCAAAGGCATGACCGGCGCGGCGCTCCGCGAGGATCTGCTCAAGGGCCTCAAGCAATATGCGACACGGCCGGTCGACGATGCCATCGCACAGAAGCTCCTGAACTGCGTCACTTGTATCGAGGCCGATCCGAGTGAACCGGAGAGCTTCGACCGCATGAAGGAGCAACTCGACCAGCTCGAGGAAGCGCGCGGCACCGGCGGCAACCGCCTGTTCTATCTCGCCACGCCGCCGACGGCGTTCGCACCGATCGCGCGCCAGCTAGGCCGCACCGGCATGCTGAAGGAGAACGGCTGCTGGCGCCGGCTGGTGGTCGAGAAACCGTTCGGCACCGACCTCGCTTCAGCCAGGGCCCTGAACAAGGAACTGCTCGACCTGATGAACGAGCAGCAGATTTACCGGATCGATCATTATCTCGGCAAGGAAACGGTGCAGAACATTCTCGTTCTGCGCTTCGCCAACGGCATGTTCGAACCGATCTGGAATCGCAACCATATCGACCACGTGCAGATCACCGTGGACGAGAAAATCGGCGTCGGCCATCGCGGCAGCTTCTACGATGCCACCGGCGCGCTGCGCGACATGGTGCCCAACCATCTGTTCCAGCTACTCTCGCTGGTCGCCATGGAGCCGCCGTCGCGCTTCGAGGCCAATGCGGTGCGCTCGGAAAAGGCCGAGGTGCTGGCTGCCGTCACCATCCAGACGGAGCAGGAGGCGTTGAAGAATTCGGTGCGCGCGCAATATGTCGCCGGCCATGTGGGCGACACCGATATCGGCGACTATCTCAAGACCGAAGACGTCAAGCCGGGCTCAACCACTGAAACCTACGCGGCGCTGAAGCTGATGATCGACAACTGGCGCTGGGCCGGCGTGCCATTCTATCTGCGCACCGGCAAGGCGCTCGGCATCAAGCGCACGGAAGTCGCGATCAAGTTCAAGCAGGCCCCTTTTGCGATGTTCCGGGATATGTCGATGGAGAGCCTTGCCGAGAACTATCTGGTGATCGCGGTGGAGCCGAATGAAGGCATCTCGCTGAAGTTCAACACCAAGGTGCCCGGCCCCGCCGTCGAGATCGATGGGGTCGAGATGAAGTTCCGTTACAAGGACTATTTCAACGCGTCGCCGGCCACCGGATATGAGACGCTGATCTATGACTGCATGATCGGCGATAATATCCTGTTCCAGCGCGCCGACAGCGTCGAAGCCGGCTGGCGTGCGGTACAGCCGTTCCTGGACGCCTGGAAGAAAGCGGGCAAGGACGGGCTCAAGATCTACCAGGCCGGCAGCGAAGGGCCGGAGGAAGCCAATGAACTCCTCACCCGCGACGGGCGCAGCTGGCGCGTGCTGAGCTGA
- the gnd gene encoding phosphogluconate dehydrogenase (NAD(+)-dependent, decarboxylating) encodes MQLGMIGLGRMGGNIVRRLMKNGHTAVVYDKDAKAVTALAGEGAVGGSSLEDFVKKLDKPRHIWVMLPAGRITETTIDALSKLLEPGDTIIDGGNTFWQDDVRRGQALKRQGLFYIDVGTSGGVWGIDRGYCMMIGGEKEVVDRLDPIFATLAPGIGDIPRTPGRDGRDPRIEQGYIHAGPVGAGHFVKMIHNGIEYGLMQAYAEGFDILKNANIEALPEAHRFDFNLPDIAEVWRRGSVIPSWLLDLTASALAKSGELKEYSGFVEDSGEGRWTVNAAIDEAVPAEVLTAALFARFRSRQEHTFAEKILSAMRAGFGGHKEPDQHPDPKRQDAPDIVK; translated from the coding sequence ATGCAGCTCGGCATGATCGGCCTCGGCCGAATGGGCGGAAATATTGTCCGCCGCCTGATGAAGAACGGCCACACCGCGGTGGTCTATGACAAGGACGCCAAGGCCGTCACGGCCCTCGCCGGCGAAGGCGCCGTGGGCGGATCGTCCCTTGAGGATTTCGTCAAGAAGCTCGACAAGCCCCGCCATATCTGGGTGATGCTGCCGGCCGGGCGTATCACCGAGACCACCATCGACGCGTTGAGCAAGCTGCTGGAACCAGGTGACACCATCATCGATGGCGGCAATACTTTCTGGCAGGATGACGTGCGCCGTGGCCAGGCGCTGAAGCGGCAGGGTCTGTTCTATATCGATGTCGGCACCTCCGGCGGCGTATGGGGGATCGATCGCGGCTATTGCATGATGATCGGCGGCGAAAAGGAGGTTGTCGATCGCCTCGATCCCATCTTCGCAACGCTGGCGCCGGGCATCGGCGATATCCCGCGCACGCCCGGCCGCGACGGCCGCGATCCGCGCATCGAACAGGGATACATCCATGCCGGGCCGGTCGGTGCCGGGCATTTCGTGAAGATGATCCACAACGGCATCGAATACGGGCTGATGCAGGCCTATGCCGAGGGCTTCGATATTCTCAAGAATGCAAATATCGAGGCGCTGCCGGAAGCACATCGCTTCGATTTCAACCTGCCCGACATCGCCGAAGTCTGGCGCCGCGGCAGCGTCATTCCATCATGGCTGCTCGACCTCACGGCATCGGCATTGGCCAAGAGCGGCGAGCTGAAGGAATATTCCGGCTTCGTCGAGGATTCCGGCGAAGGCCGCTGGACGGTGAACGCCGCAATCGACGAGGCGGTGCCGGCCGAAGTGCTGACCGCCGCCCTGTTCGCGCGCTTCCGCTCGCGGCAGGAGCATACTTTTGCAGAAAAGATTCTGTCCGCGATGCGCGCCGGTTTCGGCGGCCACAAAGAGCCCGATCAGCATCCGGATCCGAAGCGGCAGGACGCGCCAGACATCGTCAAATAA